A DNA window from Calliphora vicina chromosome 1, idCalVici1.1, whole genome shotgun sequence contains the following coding sequences:
- the LOC135963850 gene encoding chymotrypsin-2, which yields MFKIILTISAVLILFLVTAKAQTDENELHTTQTEEYDDIAITEDALNDLVALRNIGDVYNKFNDSRINGGQVVKKIVPFQVSLQAYRRNRWRHFCGGAIVSANHVLTAAHCVDKMKPEDIHIVAGTLTWNTGGQRHRAAAKRVHPKFSLSPRIINDIAILKVQPAFNLHRNTIGTISLGSVNRVGDRVKVRITGWGATTPTAAGGLPNNLQQLEYATISNEECGRKGFRVTTNEICALSVKGQGSCMGDSGGPLVTTQRPLQLVGIVSYGSATCAQGRPDVYSRVSSFLPYITKVITSEIP from the exons atgtttaaaattattctcaCAATTAGtgcagttttaattttatttcttgtgACTGCGAAAGCTCAAACGGATGAAAATGAGTTACATACAACACAAACTGAAGAATATGATGATATTGCTATTACAGAAGATGCCTTAAATGATTTGGTGGCACTTAGAAACATAGGCgatgtatataataaatttaacgaCTCCCGAATAAATGGTGGCCAGGTGGTTAAGAAAATTGTACCTTTTCAAGTATCCCTGCAAGCTTATCGACGTAATCGCTGGCGCCACTTTTGTGGCGGTGCCATTGTTAGTGCTAATCATGTACTAACCGCTGCTCATTGTGTAGACAAAATGAAACCTGAGGATATACATATAGTTGCTGGCACTTTAACTTGGAATACAGGCGGCCAACGACATAGAGCGGCAGCTAAACGTGTACATCCAAAATTTTCATTGAGTCCAAGAATTATTAACGATATTGCTATTTTAAAAGTACAGCCAGCATTTAATTTACATCGCAACACAATAGGTACTATTAGCTTGGGCAGTGTAAATCGTGTGGGTGACAGAGTTAAAGTGCGTATAACAGGTTGGGGAGCTACAACTCCCACAGCGGCTGGCGGCTTGCCTAATAACTTACAGCAATTGGAGTATGCAACTATTTCGAATGAGGAATGTGGTAGAAAAGGATTTAGAGTGACGACAAATGAAATTTGTGCATTGTCAGTTAAAGGACAAGGATCGTGTATG GGTGATTCTGGTGGTCCATTGGTTACCACACAACGTCCTTTACAACTCGTTGGTATTGTTTCATATGGTTCAGCCACCTGTGCCCAAGGTAGACCTGATGTTTATTCAAGAGTTTCCAGCTTTCTACCCTACATTACCAAAGTGATTACCAGTGAAATACCATAA